A region of Catharus ustulatus isolate bCatUst1 chromosome 9, bCatUst1.pri.v2, whole genome shotgun sequence DNA encodes the following proteins:
- the LOC117000269 gene encoding dimethylaniline monooxygenase [N-oxide-forming] 4-like isoform X3 has protein sequence MVRRVAVIGAGAAGLASVKCCLEEGLEPTCFESSEDIGGVWRYTDSRASRRVSVYRSVITNTSKEMSCFSDFPFPQDFPNYLSHGLVLEYFRMYARHFDLLQHVRFQTTVLSVRKRPDFLASGQWEVVTEAGGVRESHVFDAVMVCTGHYQEPYLPLASFPGIESRFKGQCLHSREYRDEQEFRGKRVLVIGIGNTGGDLSVELSRVAAKVFLSTRSNTWVLSRVSAHGFPRDMVGTTRFNHLLDWLLPAALTRRIKFRKFNSWFNHTNYGLASSKSSKFKMIINEELPFCLLSGTVVLKPNVKEFTESSVVFEDGTTEENIDVVLFATGYNFSFPFLEESVGSAIDDNRSLYKCIFPPQLEKPTLAIIGLIQLTGSIMVGSEMQARWVTGVFAGWNKLPPPSRMMAEVLKSKPAVKRNPSERENLKMSFIGYVDKIAACAGVKPSVLRLLLTDPQLALAIFFGPCSPYQYRLVGRGSWSGARAAILSQWQRTLKPLRTRVLADTSNSSSSWCWMCLLALPAALTAGLVFSKYPWAGPQL, from the exons ATGGTCCGGCGTGTGGCCGTGATcggggctggggctgcgggCTTGGCTTCTGTCAAGTGCTGCctggaggaggggctggagcccacCTGCTTCGAGAGCAGCGAGGACATCGGCGGCGTCTGGCGCTACACG GactccagagccagcaggagggTCAGCGTGTACCGCTCAGTCATCACCAACACCTCCAAGGAGATGTCCTGCTTCAGTGACTTCCCCTTCCCCCAGGATTTTCCCAATTACCTGTCCCATGGCCTCGTCCTGGAATACTTCAGGATGTACGCCCGGCACTTCGACCTCCTGCAGCACGTGCGCTTCCAG ACAACAGTTCTCAGTGTGAGAAAGCGCCCAGATTTCCTCGCCTCAGGCCAGTGGGAGGTGGTCACCGAGGCTGGTGGTGTCCGTGAGTCCCACGTCTTCGATGCTGTCATGGTCTGCACTGGCCATTACCAGGAGCCCTACTTGCCATTGGCTTCTTTCCCAG GCATTGAAAGTCGCTTCAAAGGGCAGTGCCTGCACAGCCGGGAGTACAGAGACGAGCAGGAGTTCCGAGGAAAGCGGGTCCTGGTGATCGGCATTGGCAACACCGGCGGCGACCTCTCCGTGGAGCTGAGCCGTGTGGCTGCCAAG gtgttCCTCAGCACCAGGAGCAACACTTGGGTCCTCAGCCGGGTCTCAGCCCACGGCTTCCCCCGCGACATGGTCGGCACCACCCGCTTCAACCACCTCCTGGACTGGCTTCTGCCAGCAGCCCTCACCAGGAGGATCAAGTTTCGGAAGTTCAATTCATGGTTCAACCACACAAACTATGGCTTGGCTTCCAGCAAAAG CTCCAAATTTAAGATGATTATCAATGAAGAGCTGCCGTTCTGCCTCCTCTCTGGGACTGTGGTGCTGAAGCCAAACGTGAAGGAGTTCACTGAAAGCTCTGTTGTTTTCGAAGATGGGACAACCGAAGAAAACATCGACGTGGTGCTCTTTGCCACGGGCTACaacttttccttccccttcctcgAGGAGTCTGTTGGCAGCGCCATCGATGACAACCGTTCCCTCTACAAATGCatcttccctccccagctggaaAAGCCCACGCTGGCCATCATTGGCCTGATCCAGCTGACAGGCTCCATTATGGTGGGGTCAGAAATGCAGGCTCGCTGGGTCACAGGGGTCTTTGCAG GCTGGAACAAGCTGCCTCCCCCCAGCAGGATGATGGCTGAGGTTCTGAAGAGCAAGCCAGCAGTGAAAAG GAATCCCTCTGAGAGGGAGAACCTGAAGATGAGTTTTATTGGCTACGTGGACAAAATCGCTGCGTGTGCCGGCGTCAAGCCCAGCGTGTTGAGGCTGCTCCTGACAGACCCCCAGCTGGCCCTGGCCATCTTTTTTGGGCCCTGCTCACCCTACCAGTACCGGCTGGTGGGTCGGGGCAGCTGGAGCGGGGCCAGAGCTGCCATCCTGAGCCAGTGGCAGCGCACGCTGAAGCCCTTGAGAACTCGGGTGCTGGCTGACACCTCcaacagctcctccagctggtgctggatgtgcctcctggctctgccagcagctctcactgcaggTCTGGTCTTCTCCAAATACCCCTGGGCCGGTCCCCAGCTGTAG
- the LOC117000269 gene encoding dimethylaniline monooxygenase [N-oxide-forming] 2-like isoform X1 produces MPLCPVLVCMGRAGGRAHVRVGAVGNSQCWTPGVFPDFPKGACRVLHVPHPLCLLAKGACSDLGMPREHEPSTGTTKGDRSGQPQAGAMTSYTVQARSLWDYLCIFTWHCPREVGNFLPVHLNPQGRGNAGVKVTHARAVASSLDFSLPFQSTARETQGKFGRGLSSEGTALQAQQAALTPACHLLQASMVRRVAVIGAGAAGLASVKCCLEEGLEPTCFESSEDIGGVWRYTDSRASRRVSVYRSVITNTSKEMSCFSDFPFPQDFPNYLSHGLVLEYFRMYARHFDLLQHVRFQTTVLSVRKRPDFLASGQWEVVTEAGGVRESHVFDAVMVCTGHYQEPYLPLASFPGIESRFKGQCLHSREYRDEQEFRGKRVLVIGIGNTGGDLSVELSRVAAKVFLSTRSNTWVLSRVSAHGFPRDMVGTTRFNHLLDWLLPAALTRRIKFRKFNSWFNHTNYGLASSKSSKFKMIINEELPFCLLSGTVVLKPNVKEFTESSVVFEDGTTEENIDVVLFATGYNFSFPFLEESVGSAIDDNRSLYKCIFPPQLEKPTLAIIGLIQLTGSIMVGSEMQARWVTGVFAGWNKLPPPSRMMAEVLKSKPAVKRNPSERENLKMSFIGYVDKIAACAGVKPSVLRLLLTDPQLALAIFFGPCSPYQYRLVGRGSWSGARAAILSQWQRTLKPLRTRVLADTSNSSSSWCWMCLLALPAALTAGLVFSKYPWAGPQL; encoded by the exons ATGCCtctctgtcctgtccttgtGTGCATGGGAAGAGCTGGGGGTAGAGCCCATGTCCGAGTTGGGGCTGTGGGCAACTCCCAATGCTGGACTCCAGGGGTTTTCCCTGACTTCCCAAAAGGAGCCTGCAGGGTGCTCCATGTCCCACACCCACTCTGTCTGCTGGCAAAGGGAGCATGTTCTGATCTGGGGATGCCAAGGGAACAcgagcccagcacaggcaccacAAAAGGGGATAGATCAGGACAACCCCAAGCCGGAGCAATGACAAGTTACACCGTGCAAGCACGTTCCCTTTGGGATTATCTCTGCATTTtcacctggcactgccccagggaGGTTGGGAACTTTCTTCCAGTGCATTTAAACCCACAAGGGCGGGGGAATGCAGGTGTAAAGGTCACTCATGCAAGAGCTGTGGCGAGCAGCCTGGACTTCAGCCTTCCCTTCCAATCCACAGCGAGAGAAACTCAAGGGAAATTCGGCCGAGGGCTGAGCAGCGAAGGCACAGCACTGCAAGCACAGCAAG ctgctctcacaCCAGCCTGTCACCTGCTGCAGGCCAGCATGGTCCGGCGTGTGGCCGTGATcggggctggggctgcgggCTTGGCTTCTGTCAAGTGCTGCctggaggaggggctggagcccacCTGCTTCGAGAGCAGCGAGGACATCGGCGGCGTCTGGCGCTACACG GactccagagccagcaggagggTCAGCGTGTACCGCTCAGTCATCACCAACACCTCCAAGGAGATGTCCTGCTTCAGTGACTTCCCCTTCCCCCAGGATTTTCCCAATTACCTGTCCCATGGCCTCGTCCTGGAATACTTCAGGATGTACGCCCGGCACTTCGACCTCCTGCAGCACGTGCGCTTCCAG ACAACAGTTCTCAGTGTGAGAAAGCGCCCAGATTTCCTCGCCTCAGGCCAGTGGGAGGTGGTCACCGAGGCTGGTGGTGTCCGTGAGTCCCACGTCTTCGATGCTGTCATGGTCTGCACTGGCCATTACCAGGAGCCCTACTTGCCATTGGCTTCTTTCCCAG GCATTGAAAGTCGCTTCAAAGGGCAGTGCCTGCACAGCCGGGAGTACAGAGACGAGCAGGAGTTCCGAGGAAAGCGGGTCCTGGTGATCGGCATTGGCAACACCGGCGGCGACCTCTCCGTGGAGCTGAGCCGTGTGGCTGCCAAG gtgttCCTCAGCACCAGGAGCAACACTTGGGTCCTCAGCCGGGTCTCAGCCCACGGCTTCCCCCGCGACATGGTCGGCACCACCCGCTTCAACCACCTCCTGGACTGGCTTCTGCCAGCAGCCCTCACCAGGAGGATCAAGTTTCGGAAGTTCAATTCATGGTTCAACCACACAAACTATGGCTTGGCTTCCAGCAAAAG CTCCAAATTTAAGATGATTATCAATGAAGAGCTGCCGTTCTGCCTCCTCTCTGGGACTGTGGTGCTGAAGCCAAACGTGAAGGAGTTCACTGAAAGCTCTGTTGTTTTCGAAGATGGGACAACCGAAGAAAACATCGACGTGGTGCTCTTTGCCACGGGCTACaacttttccttccccttcctcgAGGAGTCTGTTGGCAGCGCCATCGATGACAACCGTTCCCTCTACAAATGCatcttccctccccagctggaaAAGCCCACGCTGGCCATCATTGGCCTGATCCAGCTGACAGGCTCCATTATGGTGGGGTCAGAAATGCAGGCTCGCTGGGTCACAGGGGTCTTTGCAG GCTGGAACAAGCTGCCTCCCCCCAGCAGGATGATGGCTGAGGTTCTGAAGAGCAAGCCAGCAGTGAAAAG GAATCCCTCTGAGAGGGAGAACCTGAAGATGAGTTTTATTGGCTACGTGGACAAAATCGCTGCGTGTGCCGGCGTCAAGCCCAGCGTGTTGAGGCTGCTCCTGACAGACCCCCAGCTGGCCCTGGCCATCTTTTTTGGGCCCTGCTCACCCTACCAGTACCGGCTGGTGGGTCGGGGCAGCTGGAGCGGGGCCAGAGCTGCCATCCTGAGCCAGTGGCAGCGCACGCTGAAGCCCTTGAGAACTCGGGTGCTGGCTGACACCTCcaacagctcctccagctggtgctggatgtgcctcctggctctgccagcagctctcactgcaggTCTGGTCTTCTCCAAATACCCCTGGGCCGGTCCCCAGCTGTAG
- the LOC117000269 gene encoding dimethylaniline monooxygenase [N-oxide-forming] 2-like isoform X2 produces the protein MSRILNQELAMLSPGQFSFVDTCQRRPGVFCWGWQERTGICADPWAVFVFPAALTPACHLLQASMVRRVAVIGAGAAGLASVKCCLEEGLEPTCFESSEDIGGVWRYTDSRASRRVSVYRSVITNTSKEMSCFSDFPFPQDFPNYLSHGLVLEYFRMYARHFDLLQHVRFQTTVLSVRKRPDFLASGQWEVVTEAGGVRESHVFDAVMVCTGHYQEPYLPLASFPGIESRFKGQCLHSREYRDEQEFRGKRVLVIGIGNTGGDLSVELSRVAAKVFLSTRSNTWVLSRVSAHGFPRDMVGTTRFNHLLDWLLPAALTRRIKFRKFNSWFNHTNYGLASSKSSKFKMIINEELPFCLLSGTVVLKPNVKEFTESSVVFEDGTTEENIDVVLFATGYNFSFPFLEESVGSAIDDNRSLYKCIFPPQLEKPTLAIIGLIQLTGSIMVGSEMQARWVTGVFAGWNKLPPPSRMMAEVLKSKPAVKRNPSERENLKMSFIGYVDKIAACAGVKPSVLRLLLTDPQLALAIFFGPCSPYQYRLVGRGSWSGARAAILSQWQRTLKPLRTRVLADTSNSSSSWCWMCLLALPAALTAGLVFSKYPWAGPQL, from the exons ATGAGCAGGATCTTGAACCAGGAGCTGGCCATGCTTTCTCCAGGACAGTTTTCCTTCGTGGACACCTGCCAGAGAAGACCAGGGGTGTTTTGCTGGGGATGGCAAGAAAGGACTGGCATTTGTGCTGatccctgggctgtgtttgtgttcccagctgctctcacaCCAGCCTGTCACCTGCTGCAGGCCAGCATGGTCCGGCGTGTGGCCGTGATcggggctggggctgcgggCTTGGCTTCTGTCAAGTGCTGCctggaggaggggctggagcccacCTGCTTCGAGAGCAGCGAGGACATCGGCGGCGTCTGGCGCTACACG GactccagagccagcaggagggTCAGCGTGTACCGCTCAGTCATCACCAACACCTCCAAGGAGATGTCCTGCTTCAGTGACTTCCCCTTCCCCCAGGATTTTCCCAATTACCTGTCCCATGGCCTCGTCCTGGAATACTTCAGGATGTACGCCCGGCACTTCGACCTCCTGCAGCACGTGCGCTTCCAG ACAACAGTTCTCAGTGTGAGAAAGCGCCCAGATTTCCTCGCCTCAGGCCAGTGGGAGGTGGTCACCGAGGCTGGTGGTGTCCGTGAGTCCCACGTCTTCGATGCTGTCATGGTCTGCACTGGCCATTACCAGGAGCCCTACTTGCCATTGGCTTCTTTCCCAG GCATTGAAAGTCGCTTCAAAGGGCAGTGCCTGCACAGCCGGGAGTACAGAGACGAGCAGGAGTTCCGAGGAAAGCGGGTCCTGGTGATCGGCATTGGCAACACCGGCGGCGACCTCTCCGTGGAGCTGAGCCGTGTGGCTGCCAAG gtgttCCTCAGCACCAGGAGCAACACTTGGGTCCTCAGCCGGGTCTCAGCCCACGGCTTCCCCCGCGACATGGTCGGCACCACCCGCTTCAACCACCTCCTGGACTGGCTTCTGCCAGCAGCCCTCACCAGGAGGATCAAGTTTCGGAAGTTCAATTCATGGTTCAACCACACAAACTATGGCTTGGCTTCCAGCAAAAG CTCCAAATTTAAGATGATTATCAATGAAGAGCTGCCGTTCTGCCTCCTCTCTGGGACTGTGGTGCTGAAGCCAAACGTGAAGGAGTTCACTGAAAGCTCTGTTGTTTTCGAAGATGGGACAACCGAAGAAAACATCGACGTGGTGCTCTTTGCCACGGGCTACaacttttccttccccttcctcgAGGAGTCTGTTGGCAGCGCCATCGATGACAACCGTTCCCTCTACAAATGCatcttccctccccagctggaaAAGCCCACGCTGGCCATCATTGGCCTGATCCAGCTGACAGGCTCCATTATGGTGGGGTCAGAAATGCAGGCTCGCTGGGTCACAGGGGTCTTTGCAG GCTGGAACAAGCTGCCTCCCCCCAGCAGGATGATGGCTGAGGTTCTGAAGAGCAAGCCAGCAGTGAAAAG GAATCCCTCTGAGAGGGAGAACCTGAAGATGAGTTTTATTGGCTACGTGGACAAAATCGCTGCGTGTGCCGGCGTCAAGCCCAGCGTGTTGAGGCTGCTCCTGACAGACCCCCAGCTGGCCCTGGCCATCTTTTTTGGGCCCTGCTCACCCTACCAGTACCGGCTGGTGGGTCGGGGCAGCTGGAGCGGGGCCAGAGCTGCCATCCTGAGCCAGTGGCAGCGCACGCTGAAGCCCTTGAGAACTCGGGTGCTGGCTGACACCTCcaacagctcctccagctggtgctggatgtgcctcctggctctgccagcagctctcactgcaggTCTGGTCTTCTCCAAATACCCCTGGGCCGGTCCCCAGCTGTAG
- the LOC117000270 gene encoding dimethylaniline monooxygenase [N-oxide-forming] 1 — protein MRVAVVGAGVSGLAATKCCLDEGLEPTCFEQSQDIGGLWRYTEHIEAGRPSVYPSLISNTSKEMSAFSDFPYPEHFPVFLPNALLLDYLRRYAERFGLRERIRFGTTVVSIRKHPDFATTGQWNVVTEAGGKQTSDVFDAVMVCIGNFSEPSLPLQCFPGIERFRGQYFHSRQYKHPDVFQGKRVLVVGMGNSGVDIAVEASRVAAKVTISTSRGSWLLSRVFERGYPWDMVSITRLKTLIKTSLPGALSWGLTNYKMNKRFNHKNYGLQPDSSWHVREPLLNDDLPSYILTGRITIKPGVKEFRDNSVLFHNCPEEEPVDIVVFSTGYMVSFPFLEESVVKVENKHASLYKHVFPTHLQKPTLAVLGFLKPFGPVMPVVEMQARWVSRVFKGLCHLPSQSVMEEEVNENKKNQVKWFGLTYDEVLKTEWLVYLDTLASFIGAKPSVLGLLCTDPKLALTIFFGPCTPYQYRLGGPGSWQGARQAILTQWDRVIKPTRTRVPAGSSSSFPSLLVVLGFLLLLAAVIFGFK, from the exons ATGAGAGTGGCCGTGGTGGGAGCGGGGGTCAGCGGGCTGGCAGCCACCAAGTGCTGCCTGGacgaggggctggagcccacGTGCTTCGAGCAGAGCCAGGACATCGGGGGGCTCTGGCGCTACACG GAGCACATCGAGGCCGGCCGGCCGAGCGTTTACCCCTCGCTCATCAGCAACACCTCCAAGGAGATGTCTGCCTTCTCTGACTTCCCCTATCCCGAGCACTTCCCCGTGTTCCTGCCCAACGCCCTGCTCCTGGACTACCTGCGGCGCTACGCCGAGCGCTTCGGCCTGCGTGAGCGCATCAGGTTTGGG ACCACCGTGGTCAGCATCCGTAAGCACCCCGACTTCGCCACCACGGGCCAGTGGAATGTGGTCACCGAGGCGGGTGGCAAGCAGACATCGGATGTCTTTGATGCTGTCATGGTTTGCATTGGCAACTTCTCggagccatccctgcccctgcagtGTTTCCCTG GCATCGAGAGGTTCCGAGGGCAGTACTTCCACAGCCGGCAGTACAAGCACCCCGACGTGTTCCAGGGCAAGCGTGTCCTCGTGGTGGGCATGGGCAACTCGGGCGTGGACATCGCAGTGGAGGCCAGTCGTGTAGCTGCAAAG GTGACCATTAGCACCTCCCGAGGATCCTGGCTGCTCAGCCGTGTGTTTGAGCGTGGCTACCCCTGGGATATGGTTTCAATCACTCGCCTTAAGACCCTGATCAAAACCAGCCTCCCCGGAGCCCTTTCATGGGGCTTGACCAATTACAAGATGAACAAGAGGTTCAACCACAAAAACTATGGCCTTCAACCAGACAGCAG CTGGCACGTCCGTGAGCCCCTGCTGAACGACGACCTCCCGAGCTACATCCTGACAGGCAGGATCACCATCAAGCCGGGCGTGAAGGAGTTCAGGGACAACTCAGTGCTGTTCCACAACTGCCCTGAGGAGGAACCTGTTGATATTGTCGTCTTCAGCACGGGCTACATggtctccttccccttcctagAAGAATCTGTGGTCAAGGTGGAAAACAAGCACGCGTCCCTCTACAAGCACGTGTTCCCAACGCACCTGCAGAAGCCCACCCTGGCTGTCCTCGGGTTCCTTAAGCCCTTTGGACCCGTCATGCCCGTGGTAGAGATGCAGGCACGCTGGGTGAGCCGTGTCTTCAAAG GCTTGTGTCACTTGCCTTCCCAGTCTGTCATGGAGGAGGAAGTAAATGAGAACAAGAAAAACCAGGTCAAATG GTTTGGCCTGACCTATGATGAAGTCCTGAAAACCGAGTGGCTGGTGTACCTGGACACGCTGGCCTCCTTCATCGGTGCCAAGCCCAgcgtgctggggctgctctgcacagacccCAAGCTGGCCCTCACCATCTTCTTTGGCCCCTGCACCCCCTACCAGTACAGACTGGGGGGTcctggcagctggcaggggGCACGGCAGGCCATCCTCACCCAGTGGGACCGTGTCATCAAGCCCACAAGAACACGagtccctgctggctcctccagctctttcccttccctcctggtTGTGCTGGGattccttctgctcctggctgctgtgatTTTTGGTTTCAAATAG